The proteins below come from a single Tribolium castaneum strain GA2 chromosome 9, icTriCast1.1, whole genome shotgun sequence genomic window:
- the LOC656932 gene encoding mucin-2 isoform X1: MKFCYLLFFICLLSVDAQRRSVKSELLSENEPQPKTARRGRARFTLTSESPQVDEPKRSETSSRRLSSRRRPSETHVATPVKIAKSYEVEEIVDEAPLEALRRPKSKLFAETPIESFRKPSNSKLYTEAKFEETPVESVRRPSSKLYNEPKFEETPVESVRRPSAKLYTEAKFHETSERRPVKSRVLTETKFEAQNAPSSNALFQPSTTENLDEIIKSIGDVLDTTSSSVPLSSTLSSSSLESLSSELTSEVTKIDNDISRTQPETTTPITSRTTRRSNGRSRSNVAASPTVASRVRSRTRATRRPEEPSPAPTAGRTVHRGARRRNEPPSVESRTRGPPVIQAAETMEAPTRSRNGRRTPGTAARKNEEVTVPEKVTLDLPQSRRLGSRKSVETTTFRSRSRTRSRDIPPIIDEQKLEVLPLFERESKTVRPLRSGNSRRRNINSAEEVETSATENDIKVGPKPPKETVVVETRTESTIKRRKIISKVSRRSTTTSKPTVQTSKTTVQTPKSTIVTRKPVVKESVISEVSEVTSKRTVSRQNKAARTKTESPKFVQRGTKKSEINLTNVKSKSSVTSSEEEIDDSDNYPEQFKALLQAKKQKKESRSQHRLVTAAPAVTKTTEKVVNSSPSSTTQVIASEASRQQLEESENELVPRKVQPGRRFTQTTEKATRPTRKSKVARSTTVAPSTSTKEHRFHAKFNTEPEATTSSPVKSGRSLSPKPPRGLYSSRKTKESYTKNKSPSGQIPTPKKSNRYSSRYRNDAAARGAIRTSTNAPAYLPTIPTITPPTTSVKSSYRDKDLGVEVISFDDPVNTVPSANLVSGEYLASSTESHLTSPLVNWQNNKIKTETEKTLFLKVAASQTKTTEKPFSIIESIINSITAISTTEKPDPTKLTFSTDDPTQASAILKLATKKPTKLDKTQTTQLIPVVTVTSEKPTTIIERILSSLSAIQADNNTDTKNFKSKQVGSNFNTISSPSTTPITRVTKSTLSAQYSTTVNPLTVLDEISNEQILQKRTIGKLLALLNTLTSTTPRSHPTQLVVVTPKATNYVVGTRVIPTSATATSTTIEPILSSTVTTTTTTEPTTTSTTTAPTTTTTTTSNQLFTSPSPSGASISSRVKPPESTTMRYTTTPTYTTLSTLMPPTTTMSSITTPSRTEAVPTTMTPKDISNEIGALPLSFETGGSTTPSTTTDSSLSVGTTEPFDTDTDFVFPSTIPALVNFEVSPGSVSIFSANDLSNVITPEDGPSTTVTIPGRTNLPETVITTQTSTEVTTPVQTTTPIPNSADSNAKTQTSVTLNSRIASTDPSTTPMSTTVPSATEAPTTTTQNPTTTDGSTTTMAATNTSSQDISSNVIDTTGPPEKSNTSTVIPPTNITSRTSGRSGRLLNVVQDSVQNSIENTTSVDKDYYIFAVLNNNTVLRKRPSRFPNKETPFLIVGVYPNNTIVRKFPNGTLVPMEPVIRVSGFDTRENPPPLPEITSNQVTPDQGSRPDNKNLQTVEQNTIPPVEANPLSISTVNIPPTTGTTPSSTVPTAQANPLSVSSSSSTSTTESSTSTSTSTSSPPPVSTTSATTTSSTTSAATLPTLTEILTGRTGKAFNSIINISDLTKVETLKVDPKTNRVLNADEFKNKTGVIYRWKPVTSSTYMFQTDLTSTTLPSPTLSNRILDNPTTMPPMTSMRFTTMPPMTSMRFTTMPPMTLPASIRLTTTPTTTMAPTTTPFFTTTTMPPTTTPMQTRRQTTIPPFTQPVTSSFQTTTGFPTSTYFPQFLTTLFSTIRPRRVSATESPITIVTPISNRIQPVTSPRVDISTNVFDLTTAGSTRRPTTVDLTTGTTRRIATTTVPTTVPFTVPISTTVRSRRRSTTTTTTLPTTTTILTTTTPPTTRATSQRSARRSTTTEATTTTTNATKKLRQLTEQQKKDLEAIAQLEQEQAAILRQLAFLTNLNIGGNMRTTTDRTDLAKRIVALAVERDKDRPKPITTTPLPEVSTPESKREAKKISVSSDQSLEEIVKQFNIVTPSPITTEYGKSNDAIIAALLKEQGIGPTTPKVLEDVYSHTTTTTKRPKTTTRPPGPLMQSLNWLLNVLAPQPTTTTTTKRPKPKTKTKSKPKPKPKPEPKPDEILTHQPTHITPVVTAAPRRNLVSSLSQQDIQKLIRQLENIQKDPTNSQELDFSQIKSLQALLNSDEGVQVTSSGSTGATSRPNTTPLTTAKRRNKGRVAKSTTAEPLSVSNSIADDEEFVSTTTTRSRVSLPPVRLRPVPGIEDGDTLVRGQLITAAVNVTRAISSFLGTALQDAAQQVSRLFANGSANFKDYLGSSSVLANASNFSAASRV; this comes from the exons atgaaattttgttatttgcttTTCTTCATCTGTCTTCTTAGTGTGGACGCGCAGAGAAGATCGGTG AAGTCTGAATTACTATCCGAAAATGAACCGCAACCAAAAACTGCAAGACGAGGACGAGCTAGATTTACTCTAACTTCGGAAAGTCCTCAAGTCGATGAACCAAAACGATCAGAAACATCTAGTCGGCGGTTAAGTTCACGCAGACGACCATCAGAGACTCATGTAGCAACTCCAGTTAAGATAGCTAAAAGTTACGAAGTTGAAGAAATCGTTGACGAAGCACCTTTAGAAGCACTACGAAGgcctaaatcgaaattatttgcTGAAACTCCAATTGAATCATTTAGAAAACCTAGCAATTCAAAGTTGTACACTGAGGCTAAATTTGAGGAAACTCCAGTCGAATCAGTCCGCAGACCTAGCTCAAAATTATACAATGAACCGAAATTTGAAGAAACTCCAGTCGAATCAGTCCGGAGACCTAGCGCAAAATTATACACTGAAGCCAAGTTTCACGAAACTTCAGAAAGACGACCCGTCAAATCAAGGGTTTTAACAGAAACTAAATTCGAAGCGCAAAATGCGCCCTCTTCCAATGCATTGTTTCAACCATCAACTACCGAAAATTTGGACGAAATAATCAAAAGTATCGGAGATGTTTTAGACACTACTTCCTCCTCAGTGCCCTTATCTTCGACTCTTTCCTCCTCCAGTTTAGAATCATTATCATCTGAACTGACAAGTGAGGTAACGAAAATTGATAATGACATCAGTCGGACTCAACCTGAAACTACTACTCCCATAACTTCAAGAACCACAAGACGGAGTAACGGACGAAGTAGAAGTAACGTAGCAGCAAGTCCTACTGTTGCGTCCCGAGTTCGTTCAAGAACTAGAGCTACCAGAAGGCCAGAAGAGCCAAGTCCTGCTCCTACTGCTGGTAGAACGGTTCATAGAGGAGCAAGACGTCGAAATGAACCGCCTTCTGTTGAGTCTAGAACGAGAGGACCTCCAGTAATTCAAGCTGCTGAAACAATGGAAGCACCAACACGATCGCGGAACGGTAGAAGAACTCCTGGAACAGCTGCTAGAAAAAATGAAGAGGTTACAGTACCGGAAAAAGTAACCCTCGACCTCCCACAATCTCGTAGATTGGGTAGTAGAAAAAGTGTCGAAACGACAACATTTAGAAGTCGGTCTAGAACACGTTCCAGGGACATTCCCCCAATTATAGACGAACAAAAATTAGAAGTTTTACCTCTCTTTGAACGAGAGAGTAAAACCGTACGACCTTTGAGGAGTGGTAATTCAAGACGTCGTAACATAAATTCAGCCGAAGAAGTTGAAACCAGTGCCACAGAAAATGACATTAAAGTTGGCCCAAAACCACCGAAAGAAACCGTGGTTGTTGAAACTCGAACGGAATCCACAATCAAGcgaagaaaaattattagtaaaGTATCTCGTAGATCAACAACAACAAGTAAACCAACAGTGCAGACAAGTAAAACTACAGTTCAGACTCCCAAATCGACAATCGTGACTCGAAAACCTGTAGTGAAAGAATCTGTGATTTCTGAAGTATCGGAAGTTACTTCAAAACGCACTGTGTCTAGACAAAATAAAGCAGCGAGGACTAAAACCGAAAGTCCTAAATTTGTCCAAAGAGGAACAAAAAAGTCTGAGATTAATTTGACAAACGTGAAAAGTAAATCAAGTGTGACAAGCTCAGAGGAAGAGATCGATGATTCTGATAATTACCCTGAACAATTCAAAGCATTGTTGCAAGCTAAGAAACAGAAAAAA GAGTCAAGGTCGCAACATCGTCTTGTAACTGCGGCTCCGGCAGTCACGAAGACAACAGAGAAGGTCGTGAACTCTTCTCCGAGCTCCACAACGCAAGTCATCGCATCGGAAGCAAGCCGCCag CAGCTGGAAGAATCCGAAAATGAGTTAGTCCCCCGCAAAGTGCAGCCAGGACGCCGGTTTACTCAAACCACCGAAAAAGCCACTAGGCCAACGAGAAAAAGCAAAGTTGCTCGCTCGACCACTGTTGCGCCATCAACATCCACAAAAGAGCACAGATTCCATGCTAAATTTAACACCGAACCAGAAGCCACGACTAGTAGTCCAGTGAAATCGGGGAGGAGTCTGTCGCCGAAACCTCCTCGTGGACTGTATAGCAGCAGAAAAACGAAGGAAAGTTacacgaaaaataaaagtccATCAGGACAG ATTCCGACGCCGAAAAAATCGAATCGATACAGTTCGAGATATCGCAACGACGCCGCTGCGAGAGGTGCTATTCGGACCAGCACCAATGCCCCAGCTTACCTGCCCACCATACCCACTATCACTCCACCGACAACTTCG GTAAAATCGTCGTACCGAGATAAAGATTTGGGAGTGGAGGTAATCAGTTTCGATGACCCTGTGAATACGGTCCCTTCAGCAAATCTAGTTAGCGGAGAATACCTCGCTTCCTCGACTGAAAGTCACCTAACTAGTCCCTTGGTAAATTGGCAAAACAACAAGATAAAAAccgaaactgaaaaaactctCTTCCTAAAGGTAGCGGCATCCCAAACCAAGACCACCGAAAAACCCTTTTCAATTATCGAGAGTATAATAAATTCCATTACTGCTATTTCTACCACCGAAAAACCCGACCCGACAAAACTAACTTTTTCGACCGATGATCCGACACAAGCATCcgctattttaaaactggcGACCAAAAAACCGACAAAACTTGACAAGACACAAACCACCCAATTAATTCCTGTTGTGACAGTGACTAGTGAAAAACCCACAACCATCATCGAAAGAATTCTCAGTTCTTTGTCAGCAATTCAGGCTGATAACAACACGgacactaaaaatttcaaatcgaAGCAAGTAGGtagcaattttaatacaattagTTCTCCGTCCACCACACCTATCACTAGAGTGACTAAATCTACGCTTTCTGCACAATACAGCACCACTGTGAATCCTTTGACTGTATTAGATGAGATTTCAAATgaacaaattttgcaaaaacgcaCCATAGGTAAATTGTTAGCTCTTCTCAATACTTTAACTTCGACGACGCCACGCTCACATCCCACACAATTAGTTGTTGTTACGCCGAAAGCCACAAACTATGTAGTTGGTACTAGAGTTATACCCACATCGGCCACTGCTACATCAACAACTATCGAACCTATATTAAGCTCGACTGTTACAACCACCACTACAACTGAACCTACGACAACCTCCACCACAACAGCACCTACAACAACAACTACAACCACTTCTAATCAACTTTTCACTTCGCCGAGTCCAAGTGGCGCGTCTATAAGCTCAAGAGTAAAACCGCCAGAATCGACCACAATGAGATACACAACAACACCAACATATACCACACTGTCTACACTAATGCCGCCTACGACCACAATGAGCTCGATCACTACACCTTCTCGAACTGAAGCAGTTCCGACAACAATGACACCTAAAGATATTTCCAATGAAATTGGAGCTCTTCCTCTTTCTTTCGAAACGGGTGGTAGTACCACGCCGTCTACTACTACTGATTCGTCTTTATCAGTCGGTACTACCGAACCATTCGATACTGATACCGATTTTGTGTTTCCTTCAACAATACCAGCATTAGTTAATTTCGAAGTAAGTCCAGGCAGCGTGTCTATCTTCTCTGCTAATGATTTGTCTAATGTAATAACACCAGAAGATGGTCCTAGTACCACAGTAACTATTCCAGGCAGAACTAATCTTCCAGAAACTGTCATAACAACTCAAACGAGTACTGAAGTCACAACTCCTGTTCAAACTACTACTCCTATTCCCAATTCTGCTGATAGTAACGCCAAAACGCAAACTAGTGTCACTTTAAATAGTCGTATCGCTTCAACTGATCCTAGTACTACTCCCATGAGTACAACAGTTCCTAGTGCCACAGAGGCACCGACTACTACGACGCAGAATCCGACTACCACTGATGGTAGTACTACCACAATGGCTGCCACTAATACTTCATCTCAAGACATTTCGTCTAACGTTATCGATACGACGGGTCCTCCCGAGAAATCTAATACTAGCACTGTCATTCCTCCGACTAATATAACCTCGAGAACTTCGGGTCGTTCCGGCCGCCTTTTGAACGTAGTTCAAGACTCTGTGCAAAATTCCATCGAAAATACGACCAGTGTAGACAAAGATTACTACATTTTTGCCGTGTTAAATAACAATACTGTCTTGCGTAAACGACCAAGTAGATTCCCAAATAAAGAAACACCTTTCCTTATTGTCGGTGTGTACCCTAACAACACCATAGTGAGAAAATTCCCCAATGGTACCCTTGTTCCAATGGAACCTGTTATAAGGGTAAGCGGATTCGATACACGCGAAAACCCTCCACCCTTACCGGAAATAACCAGTAACCAAGTAACCCCCGACCAAGGCAGCCGACcggataataaaaatcttCAAACG GTTGAACAAAATACAATCCCACCTGTTGAGGCAAACCCATTGTCTATAAGTACTGTTAATATTCCACCAACCACCGGAACTACACCTAGTAGTACCGTCCCTACAGCTCAAGCAAACCCATTATCAgttagtagtagtagtagtaccAGCACAACTGAAAGTAGCACTTCTACAAGCACTAGTACTAGTAGTCCTCCGCCTGTTTCTACGACTTCCGCTACTACAACATCTAGCACAACTTCCGCTGCAACTCTGCCAACTCTGACGGAAATTTTAACGGGAAGAACAGGAAAAGCTTTCAATAGTATCATAAATATCTCCGATCTAACTAAAGTCGAGACGCTTAAGGTCGATCCGAAG ACGAATCGGGTTTTAAATGCCGACgagttcaaaaataaaactggtgTTATTTATCGTTGGAAACCGGTGACAAGCTCCACATACATGTTTCAG ACCGATCTTACGTCGACCACTCTTCCGTCGCCAACCCTCTCAAACCGAATTTTAGACAATCCGACAACTATGCCTCCAATGACTTCAATGCGATTTACAACAATGCCTCCAATGACTTCAATGCGATTTACAACAATGCCTCCAATGACTTTACCAGCTTCAATTCGCTTAACAACAACTCCTACAACAACAATGGCCCCCACAACAACTCCATTCttcacaacaacaacaatgcCACCTACTACAACACCAATGCAAACGAGAAGACAAACAACGATACCACCTTTCACGCAACCTGTAACTAGTTCATTCCAAACAACTACAGGTTTTCCGACTAGTACCTACTTCCCACAATTTTTGACCACGCTGTTCTCAACTATCCGCCCACGAAGAGTTTCAGCAACTGAATCACCAATTACAATTGTGACACCAATTTCAAACAGAATACAACCTGTCACAAGCCCAAGAGTTGATATAAGTACCAATGTGTTTGATTTAACTACGGCTGGAAGTACTAGACGACCGACTACAGTTGATTTAACAACTGGTACTACTCGGAGAATTGCTACAACAACAGTGCCCACAACTGTGCCTTTTACGGTACCTATTAGTACTACAGTTAGAAGTAGGAGACGAAGTACTACCACTACTACAACTCTACCAACAACTACCACAATTCTCACTACGACAACTCCACCAACTACGAGAGCTACAAGTCAGAGAAGTGCTAGACGTAGTACTACCACCGAAGCAACAACTACTACTACAAATGCTACGAAAAAACTTAGACAGTTGACGGAACAACAAAAGAAAGATTTGGAAGCCATAGCGCAACTTGAACAAGAACAAGCGGCAATCCTTCGACAACTTGCATTCCTTACTAACCTG AATATTGGCGGTAATATGAGGACCACAACAGATAGAACTGATTTGGCTAAAagg aTTGTTGCTTTGGCAGTTGAACGAGATAAGGACCGTCCAAAACCAATAACAACGACACCCCTCCCCGAAGTATCAACCCCTGAATCAAAACGCGAAGCCAAAAAAATCAGCGTTTCCAGCGACCAATCACTTGAAGAAATAGTGAAACAATTTAATATCGTAACCCCTTCACCAATCACCACAGAATACGGTAAAAGCAACGACGCAATCATCGCTGCTCTGCTTAAAGAACAAGGAATTGGTCCAACAACCCCTAAAGTTCTCGAAGACGTATACAgtcacacaacaacaacaaccaaACGTCCCAAAACCACAACACGTCCACCAGGCCCTCTCATGCAAAGCTTGAACTGGCTACTCAACGTTCTTGCCCCTCAACCCACCACAACAACCACCACCAAAAGACCAAAACCGAAAACGAAAACCAAATCAAAACCTAAACCCAAACCTAAACCCGAACCAAAACCCGACGAAATACTAACCCACCAACCCACACACATCACACCTGTGGTCACAGCAGCCCCGCGCCGGAACCTCGTCAGTTCACTGTCACAGCAAGACATTCAGAAATTAATCCGCCAGCTGGAAAACATCCAAAAGGACCCGACAAACTCACAAGAGCTTGACTTTTCGCAAATTAAGAGTCTCCAAGCGCTGCTTAACTCAGACGAAGGGGTGCAAGTAACGTCTTCGGGAAGCACAGGAGCCACTTCACGGCCTAACACAACCCCTCTCACCACCGCAAAACGCAGGAATAAAGGCCGGGTGGCCAAATCGACAACAGCTGAGCCTCTGAGTGTTAGTAATAGTATCGCTGATGACGAGGAATTTGTTTCGACGACTACGACTAGGTCCAGGGTTTCGCTACCGCCTGTCAGACTACGACCTGTTCCAGGGATTGAGGATGGGGATACTTTGGTTCGAGGGCAATTGATTACAGCAGCAGTGAACGTCACAAGGGCTATTTCCTCGTTCCTGGGAACGGCTTTGCAG GATGCTGCTCAACAAGTTTCGAGACTATTTGCAAACGGGTCTGCAAATTTCAAAGATTATTTGGGTTCTAGTTCGGTTTTAGCGAACGCTTCGAATTTTTCCGCGGCTAGTAGAGTTTAG